The DNA sequence TCAGCCGTCGGCGTAGCGGCGGGCGTGGGCTCCGTGAGTTGCTGAGCGCCACCTGGGGGCCGGCGTCCATCGCGTGTCGCCCCCGTGCCGCCGATGTTGCCGCTGCCGACCAGTCCACAGTCATCACGTCCGGTGCCGACCCCGCCGCATTCCCGACCATGGCGGTAGGTTGTTCGCCCGGCGGAAACCTTCAGGTTGCCGGCCCGGAGTGGCATTGATTTGTACCGACAAGTCGCTATGGGCAGAGACAGCAAATCGATGATCTTCCCTGTTTAGTGATCTCATTGATATCAATCTCTCACCACCACTTCCCACCCCCAGGAGTGCGACGTGCGGAGATCCCGTCTTGCCACCCTCGCCCTGTCCATGGCCGCCTCGATCGGGGTCGCGCTGTCGCTGGGCGCCGCGCCCGCGCAGGCGTCCCCGTCCGACCGGTACGTCGCGCTCGGCGACTCGTACGCCTCCGGCGTCGGCGCGGACAGCTACACCTCCGAGAGCGGCAACTGCCTACGCAGTACCAACGCCTACCCGGCGCTCTACAACGCCAACATCCGGCCGGCCTCGTACCGCTCGGTCGCCTGTTCCGGCGCCACCACGGCGGACGTGATCAACAGCCAGCTCTCCGCGCTCTCCTCGACCACCACGCTGGTCAGCGTCACGATCGGCGGCAACGACGTCGGCTTCGCCAACATCATGAGCACCTGCGTGCTCCAGGGTGAGTCGCAGTGCGTGGCGGCCGTGGACGCGGCCATGAACGTGGCCCGTACCCAGATGCCCGGCCGGCTCGCCAACGTCTACAACGGCATCCGGAACCGGGCCCCCTCGGCGCGCGTCGTGGTGGTCGGCTACCCGGTCTTCTACCAGCTCGGCACCGTC is a window from the Micromonospora sp. DSM 45708 genome containing:
- a CDS encoding SGNH/GDSL hydrolase family protein; protein product: MRRSRLATLALSMAASIGVALSLGAAPAQASPSDRYVALGDSYASGVGADSYTSESGNCLRSTNAYPALYNANIRPASYRSVACSGATTADVINSQLSALSSTTTLVSVTIGGNDVGFANIMSTCVLQGESQCVAAVDAAMNVARTQMPGRLANVYNGIRNRAPSARVVVVGYPVFYQLGTVCVGLTATSRAKINEGINLLDDITRTAATSAGFTFADVRSIFVGHQLCSYGTKWLHALNVLNLTVSYHPTAAGQSGGYYPVFRSAAG